The Vibrio sp. STUT-A11 region TCTAACACTCAGCAGGTAGAAATCTCATTATGACCTCTCACGGCTCCACTCGTCCTACACTTGGCTTACTCTATCTCGATCATGTATTACGCTTTTTCGATCGCTCAAACTTCAAAGGCTGGCCGGATAAAATTGAACAAGTTGTTTATCATTGGGGAAATGACAAGCAGCGCTTTATCGAAGAAATCAAACGCAAAAAGATCGACGTCCTGATCGGTAATATCCCAGCTACCGCGTATGAAACCTTCCGTGAGATCAGCCGCGCCCTGCCTGAAGTGCAATTTGTGCCATCACTCGACAGCCAGTTTTGTAATAAGTCGAAAGAGAATGTTACTCACTTTTGTCATAAGCATGACCTGCCGATCCCGCGCACTGAAATCTTTTATCAAGTTGATGAAGCGCTGGATTATTTAAGCCATACCACTTATCCAAAAATTGTTAAGCGCTCCTATGGTCCTTCCAATTATGGCGGTTATTTTGTGCATAAAGTGGACTCAGAAGCCGAGGCTCTACGCCTGTTTGCGAAAAAACAATATTACCCCGCTTATATTCAAGACTTTGTCCCAATGAAAGCCGATATTCGCGTAATGTTAGTAGGTCACCAACCTGTGTGCGCATTTTGGCGCCGTCCACCGGAAGGGGAATGGCTCACCAATACCAGCCAAGGCGGCAGCATGGATTACCAAGCCGTACCAGAGAAAGTGCTCGACGTTGCAGTGAAGGCATCTAAAGCGGCCAATGCTGAGTATTGGGCGTGTGATATCGCCGTTAGCATGGACGATGATTACACCATTTTAGAATGTGCGACCGCATTTGCTGCTTTCCCTTATATCCGTGACTGGATCGGTCAATATCTGATGTGGTTATTCGCGCCAGAGCGCTTTAAAAAGCCTTACTTTGCGCATCGCAACTGGGAAGAATTAGGGAAAATTCAGTCATCTTTGCTCCGTACTTTGCGTCATCTAAGCTTTGGTGAAACCAGCATTTCTACCGATACTGGCGAATACGCACCACACGACTCAGCTTATCCACTTGCTCGTACATACCAAGAAATTGGCGAAGAGTGGCCAAGTGAAGTCTGGAATCGACAAGGCTTACTCGCTCATCAGTTAATCGCGCCATCTGCATCGCAACTGGGTGAACAGTCTCGCCTTGAAGCGATTGATACTGGTATTGAAAGCTTAGACAGCCTTGATTTACAAGCGCAAAGTAAA contains the following coding sequences:
- a CDS encoding helix-hairpin-helix domain-containing protein, with the protein product MTSHGSTRPTLGLLYLDHVLRFFDRSNFKGWPDKIEQVVYHWGNDKQRFIEEIKRKKIDVLIGNIPATAYETFREISRALPEVQFVPSLDSQFCNKSKENVTHFCHKHDLPIPRTEIFYQVDEALDYLSHTTYPKIVKRSYGPSNYGGYFVHKVDSEAEALRLFAKKQYYPAYIQDFVPMKADIRVMLVGHQPVCAFWRRPPEGEWLTNTSQGGSMDYQAVPEKVLDVAVKASKAANAEYWACDIAVSMDDDYTILECATAFAAFPYIRDWIGQYLMWLFAPERFKKPYFAHRNWEELGKIQSSLLRTLRHLSFGETSISTDTGEYAPHDSAYPLARTYQEIGEEWPSEVWNRQGLLAHQLIAPSASQLGEQSRLEAIDTGIESLDSLDLQAQSKSEHLLNSTATKPNSAMNQAQLVTFFTSIKGIGLEQANKIITHLGVEQTLTALNSAPNLLMTVPGIKQKKCDAICLHWNLHCKALA